The Medicago truncatula cultivar Jemalong A17 chromosome 7, MtrunA17r5.0-ANR, whole genome shotgun sequence genome includes the window TGCTCCATCATTTATCCCAAACTCATTGTCATAAAACAACATGCATCCATTTCTACAACAATCAATCTTTTTAACTGATAATCCCAACTTCATCACCAACCTCTTCGCAGCATGATAATTCATTGGCAGATTATCTTTGAACGGAGTCACGGCCTTCAACATCTTCGTAATATCATCCATACCATCATCAGGATTAAGATAATTCGACTTATGAGATAAAAGCCACACACACATAGATAGCTTAGAGTGCGAAGACCCTTCATACAAAGGTGTATTACTTTCACTCAACAATCGGTAAAATCTTTGCGCCTTCTCATTCGGGGGTTGttcctcttcatcatcttcaacatcttcaCCGTAAGACAATTCCACCCCTAAAGCATCCGCAACCATATCATCCATCATGTTGAATTGTTCTGTGTTGACATCTTCATTGTATTCCACATTTGTTTCCACATTTGTTCCACCATGGCTAGTAGAAGCTTGTGCATTGACCCCTACCCCAAAATTCTGAAACATTTCACCATTATATGTCCAAATCCAATAATTAGGCATAAAACCAACTTTTTTTAGGTGTTTCTTCACATCTCCAGGATCGGTAATTATATGTCTGCACCTACATTTTAGACACGGACATCTAATTCCTCCCTCATCTCTACAGATTTCTTGCTCCCATGCCCATGAAATAAATCCGTCAACTCCTTCGACAAATTGCGGTTTTAGTCCAGTTCTTCCCGGAAACGTCCTATCGTACATCCAACGACGATAATATTCATAATACTCCATCTTCTACACGTTCCGCAACTTCATTGACATTCCacgtcaaaaataaattattactcaacggagataactaacattacgcgaaaaaaaaaaatcccgctcaaacaataaaatataagtttacgcgcaaacaaattaaatttttatctcgcaaattaaacatataataattaattagtaaataattgtaacatagttttaattttcatcGATAAACAGCTTTCTTGTACTATACTATTTTTGAATCCCTCCTTTTTAAacaatatgcattattatattatattgttttattttataaaaataataattataacattttagACACGGAaatcaaacatattttaatttattaaaaaaaattagattttaacaaagttttaattttaaaaaaaaaaactgatttttaatacactattttaataaattgttttccAACAATAGAAATTTTTAGTATAGTATTTTTTAtgaagcatttttattttcctacgctttgattagttttaatttataaaaaaaataattataaaataattataatttaaatatagcaacagatttttaaatataaaaacagattttaatttattaaaaaacagcattatgtttaaaaaactgtttttaaatttaaattataattatgttataatttagaaACTAGTTTTAATATGGCATTaactaaactaaaatatatttataaaaactagttattaaaaaattttaaaaaaaataaatttttaataacagATTTAGTTTaacaaacaatttaacttttaaaacaatattccctaatttttttattttaaaacagtaCCGAAATGTACACTTgtctaaaattaattaaattagtcctattttctttcctatttttctttaaaacaattaaagtttattattaaaaaaaaaaaacagaatacaTATAAGCAATTAttgtttgaccatattttttttaacattctactacaacatgcatatatttcattttatcacaaaaaaaaaaaaaaaaaacagcatgcaaatatttcatttcatcacaataaattaaaacaacatgcatatatatttcatttgatcacaaaaaataaaatatgcatatatatataattcattttatcacaacaaaaacatgcatttcattttatcacaaaaaaaaaaggatatattttgaaaattgccaacattcatgcataataatattaacaaacaaaaataaaattatcatgatattatttttttttttcagattttcaaaaaaaaaaatactttatcaAACAATTAGCATATTTTACATACAACACATCATCAACATGTATATCAGTTATAGTGTTATGAGGAAAAAATATCACTAACTTGTTGAAGCTTTACAATAGAAATCTGCAATGCAATCCAAAAACAGCAAGAGTTGGAGCAAAAGCTAACACCAGGAGGCGGATAAATAACACATtgcaaataacaaacaaaataaataacattaataagtagtaaaatttaacatcatgataaaacatataacaaatgaataatttttttaccaaataataTAAGATTGAAGAATGTTTTGTATGAAGGTGTTGTGTTTTAAGAGAAGGAAAATTTCTAAGAGTTTTGCAAATGTTAAAACCGGTGCTTCATTTATAGGAAAGGGAAAAAACCAGGGCCTTTGCCAGGGACAAGTCCGTCGAAAAAAGCAGTCAAATCCTAGCTTAGGTAGGCGCAGAAGTAGGCGCAGAACGGGTTGCAAAAAGCGACGGAAATACGCAAAAACCGAGGGGTTCCGCCCCTGGCATGCCGGCAGCGCACAGCTTTTGGCAGGCCCTTGTCAAGTCAGCTGGGAAAACGCAGGGAATCCTTTGATTTTCGCAAACCGAGGGGCAGTTCCTTGGCTTTTTCCATCGGTTTTCTCTGACATAGCAGAGATTCCCTCagattttcaaaattcaaactggCGCCTAAAAAATACCGACGGATTTTGGCAAAAAGCGAGGGGCAAATCCCTGTCTTTTGTGCCACCGGTTTTCCTTGGTATTTtccctggcaaatttgccaggggttTCAAACCCTTGTCAAAATCCCTGGCAAATGGTCATTATTCTTGTAGTGGAACAGCAGGCAGGTGATACTTGAATTGGTGTGATCAGAGCAAGAAGAATATTCATTATCTATTGAATTGCAAAATCATTATATggctaaaattatatatatatagataacgGAGTTCTAAAAAGGTATTCGGATCCGTTGATTGATTCACCATATCTATGGCAAAGTTTTAAAGTAAAGGAAATAATCGCACAATTGAAACCAAGTAAAAACCAAGtacataaattgaaataaatattatgttggaGAAAAACCTACGTTCAATAGGTTGAGACCAGACTTTCGACATAATCCTTGATAGAGAACCAACATATCTTTTTGTTGACTCTAGATTTCAGTACTCTATTAGTTCTCAAGTTATACAGAATTGCTTGGTTATCTAGGCAGCTTGCGAATACGATTGTATCACCATCTTCAGAAAGATGCAATGCCTTATCATAACAAAACACGAACCTCCAAGAATTCGATTTATAATTGAAATCATCGAAACAGCCTGATCTATCAGATATTTTCCTGGTGGCGGGGTTCCAGAAACGGAGCCAGAAGGAGTAATTATTGAGGGCGTCGTAAGAATAACCCAACAAGCAGACCAACCCATTGCATGAACCAATAACTTCACTACAATCCTTGTCATGCAATAGATAATAAGGATCCTTAGGAAAGGTGATATGACGGTTATCTAACAAACGACCAGATGGAAAAGGTACGAAACGGTGCGGGTAATAGAATAGCGAAAAGTGCGGGTTTCGTGCAGATCTATTGAGGTGCATTTTGATGAATTTAGGATCGGAAATAATAGTGTTCCAAGACTTACACACACACTTGATCTGCATCAAAGTATTTTTTCAGGCATCTAGAATTTGCCTTTAGGTATTTTGTCTAGCTTGTTTAGCATTATTATGACTACTAAAGAATATTTGTCATCTAGTCTTTGAGTCATTTATGTATCTGTTTTTATAGACTTGAACTTTGAGTCATTTACGACTATATGcaatttatacatatatttaacattatttttgttttggtagaatcttcgattttgattgcgattttacgatttgCGATTTTGCTATCCtatatcgattctacaaaaagtccttgaataaaataattcaattttgcTTTGCGATTTTACAATTTGCGATTTTGTTATTCTCTTTCGACTTGAAGCAAAATTCCGATATTTACAACCTTGAATATGACAActtattccctaaaaaaatgattatatataagaaaatttccaaaaaaaaaaaaaaaatcggtcatatttataagaaaatgtcacaaCTTTTAAAGAGTAGTTAttgtttaaaagattttttatgcCCCTTATTTaaggtttgtttttttaatattagtggaTGTATTTAAtgcttcacaattttttatgagagtatatttgtaaaaatatgcaAAAGGTTACCCTAATTAATGATtgcattgttttttatttttatttttttattttatgttttttggtttttcttcttctaataagGAAAGGAGGGAGTAACTTATACTCATTctgatcacatttataagcaaaacacaattttttaggttcattgaataacgAATGTATTTAATCACAATTATGAATCAAATACATTAGtcattcaatgaacctaaaaaattgtgttttggttaaaaatatgacagtatatttttatattcaatAGTTGAGAGGACAACACATAATTGGATTCAGATGTAAAATGGTTACGTACGATCATCTAtactaattaatttttgttttgttaaataaatattgGTTTTTAACTCAacctctattttaaaaataatttaaactagttaaataggataaaataaGGTGAGCAAATTGACTTATCCTGCCATTCTAACTGGCCAAACAATCATAACTAGAgtatccttttaaaaaaattaaaatctaaactagagtatatgaattaaattaaattatttattttttgtgaaattattttttttagctgaATCAAGAGGAGGACATGCATCACCATAGATAACTGAAATCAAGCAAACATCCTTATTTATCAGATATTTTCTTGGTGGTGGGTTTCCAGAAACCGAGCTACAAAACCGTATAGTAATTCTCGGTGAGAGAATAACAAAACAAGCAGACCAATCCATTGCGGGAACCAACATTCTTACGACACTTCATGTCATTCAATTGATAATAAGCATATTTAGGAAGGGTAAAATAACTGTTATCCAATAAAACGACAAGCGGGAAATGGTACGAAACTGTAATCATCATTATGTTTGGGTGTCTCGTAAGAGACGATCGAGAATTGTGGGTTTCGTGTAGATCGATCAAGATGCAATTTGACGAATTTAGGATTAGAGATAAGAGTGTTCTAAGACTTACTCACTAGAAATGCATCAGAGATTTGACTTGAAGCCAGGATAAGATTTTGGTGATAAGCTCGTCGGGGAGGATTACTGACGGCAACATATTGGATCAAGAGCGGAGACACCACCAATTTCGTGGTAATGTATTCATCAGAGCggtaataaaaaagaaaaggtggTGTTAAAAATTAACGATGCTCTTAAAAAAGAGCCAAACACTTAAGTTTGAGAGTGAGAGTTGGGCTTATTCACTAAGTAAATGAATATGCTGAAAACAACCAAATACAAAATTCCACTAATCCGATTGATAGTTGACATCATGCGGATATTGCCCTGGTGGCCGGGTTCCTGAAATGTACCCACATAGAGTAATTTTTTAGGGCGACAGATTGACCGACCAAGTAGACCAATCCATTGCAGGAACCAACCACAACACGACAATCCATGTCATCTAATCGATAGTGAGGATCCATAGGAAAGGCGGGTTTATGGTTTTGTAGTAAATGATTGACGGGGAAGGGTACAAAACTGTAATCACAATGTTGTGTGGGTGCCTTTGTTAGATATATACTAGTTGGAAATGTGGGCTTCATGCGGAAAAACTCAGATGCATTTTGACGAATTTATGATCTGATTACTTCCACACTTCAGTTGTTCAAAGATTTGACCAGAAGCTATGATAAGATTTTGGTGATAAGCTTGTTCAGGGATTACTGACAGCGAAAAACTAGATTAACAGTGTCGACACCGTGGCTTCCGTTGCTGGGTATTCATCATAGCGGCACTAATAGGAACAAATCCTAACGTGTTGTTGGAATtgaatattaatgttattcagAAATTGATGGCGGTATTAGCTTGGGGTCtggggagtgtgctcctcctcgaggtctcaagttcgattctctcCGTGTCAATTtaagtgggctaatttagcttcttcaaaagaaaaaaaaaaatgttattcagAAATTCTTGTTGAAAAAAATGGTATTCAGAAactttacaaaaaatattatcctATTTGAGCAGTGTGATATTAATTTTGTGCAACGCACGGAAAGAAATTTGTGAAAAGAATCCACATTTGGTACGATTTacaatttgttatttttggttatagaacaacaacaatttttaacaataaattacACTTATCAAACTATCATACATTAATGTTGCATATGTATATCAATATAAAGATACGTTTAACATAAACAGACATCaataaaataactcataaaTAGCAATGGAGTTTTAGCTCGGGTGAAAATAGGCTCTATAAAATTAGTACAATAAACAAACAAGTTCCAAAAAGCTGCAATATTTTGCTTCATAGCATTCTGCCGCCATGTTCCATCATTCATGCTTGATGTGTTTGAAGCTCAGGTTGTAGATCTACAATTCAAAATGAACCAATTTCAACAATAGAGCGAAATTCAAAGACGGTAAAATAGGACAGAAACACAGTAAATCATGTGAAGTGTTTCATTATTCTCAAGATTATAGCCTGCCAACAAGTTACAAAATGTAGTGCTTGGAACAATCAGATCTGAACAAAGGAAGTAATTAACTTGGGAAAGATGGAATTTGATAATAAAGTTTTCCCCTTTCTCAAGTTTCCGAAGTTCTTCTAATTCATTTTCAGATGCATCAGTAACATGACCCTAAATCAGAACTGGATGCATCAGACTTTGTGATCAGATTTATAGAATATTGTTGTGCATCGCTATTGTCGCAACTAAAGCAAAACTTTTCGAGATAAGTGTCAATACATCCTAAACAAACAGATTCTAACTCAGAAGATCATACCAGATGCACAAATTATTTCAGCAACAATTCACATCAACAAAATAGCaatttaagaaagaaaagaaataaaattgcaGAATTTCTGAAAACCGcgagaaaaaaatcaaagaaatccATGGTTCTTTCAATATCTAGACAAACTCCAGGACTGCCACAACTAAGATACATTGTACCAATATTAACAAATAAGATACTAATAAACATTTAAATTCTATGGTTCTTTCAATAATTTCATCTAGATAGAGAAACAAATCCTTAAGAAAGATATGGAATATAATTGCAACATGCAATGCTACGAAAAAAACCATGTGTCAATAAACTCAAGAGTGAATGCCTAGTTCTCAAAAGTGAAGTCATATTCTTTtgtgaaaaaacaaacaaattagatTCTATCATGAATGATGAAATAATACAATATCTGTTGAATTGCAAAATCATTATatggttaatatatatatatatatatatatatatatatatatatatatataactgagTTCTAAACAGGTATTCGGATCCTTCGGTTGATTCACCATACTACGACAAAGTTTTAAAGTAAAGGAAATAATCATACAATCGAAacctagtaaaaaaaaacaagtacataaactgaaataaatattatgttagaAAAAAACTTACTTTCAATAGGTTGAAACCAGACTTTCGACATAATCCTTGATAGAGAACCAACATATCTTTTTGTTAACTCTAGATTTCAGTACTCTATTAGTTCTCAAGTTATACAGAATTGCTTGGTTATCTAGGCAGCTTCCGAATACTATTGTATCACCATCTTCAGAAAGATGCAACGGCTTTAATTTCAACCTCGAGTAAACAACTCTTGAATTTAAATTCATTCGAAGATTGTGATAGCTAAATGTAAATAACTGAGTCCAAGACCGGTCGTCTCCAAATTCTGTCATCTTCCATATAACAAAATCTGTTCCGTTGAAATCTTGAGAAAAGCAGAAGGAGTTCATCAACACACAAACACTTGATAAATGTGTCGACTTGTCAGCACTTGGAGGGAGCATCAACTTTGTGTATGTCTCAGTCCCTATATGTAGTGAAATAATcacaaattcataaataatAGTAGTATTAGGTGCCAACCAGTCAACAGTGTATGTCTCAGTCCCTGGAATCCGATTGCGTGCCAACCAGTTAACCGTGCAGTTGAATTGTACACCATCATACATTCTCCAATAGCTATAGAGAAGCTGAAGAGGCACAAAAGATAAAGTTTGTATAGTTCTCCAAACATTATCACCCAAAGTGAAAATGCTCACCTCAACCACGGGGCTGTTGACATTTCCATTATAATGCAAGGCCACAACCTTATAATAGTCCGTTGAATTATCATAACAAAACACGAACCTCCAAGAATTCGATCCATAATCGAAATCATCGAAACTACCTAACCTATCAGATATTTTCCTGGTGGCGGGGTTCCAGAAACGGAGCCAGATAACTTGACGATAAGTGTAGGTATTGACGGCGGCAGAAGAATAGCCCAACAAACAGACCAATCCATTGCAGGAACCAATAACTTCACGACAATCCTTGTCATGCAACAGATAATAAGGATCCTTAGGAAAGGTGATATGACGGTTATCTAATAAATGACCAGCAGGAAAAGGTATGAAACggtgatcatcatcatcaaatgtGGGTGTCTTGTAAGAGACTAGCGAGAAGTGCGGGTTTCGTGCAGATCTATTGAGGTGCATTTTGATGAATTTAGGATCAGAGATAATAGTGTTCCAAGACTTACTCACACACTTGATCTGCATCAAAGTTCTTACTGGAAGCCATGATAAGATTTCGGCGATGACCTCATCGAGGAGGGTTACTGATGGCGGCAGATTGGATTGAGAGCGGAGACGCCGCGAGTTCGGCAGCTGTGTATTCATCAGAGCGAGCAAGATTGATAGGAAGGGAGCGTGTGTCGGTGCAGTTGAACGTTGACGATGCTCGTTATATTGGTAATTGGAACCAAAGACGTCAGTTTTGAGTAAATAAAGTGAGTATTGGTAATTGTTCTCAATactatttttgttcttttagtTTAAATGCAATACtagtaaaaattattattattttttttttttggtagatagacgaaatggtaaAGCCGttataaattcacacacacaagtggaggtaccggggttcgaaccccggtcatgacatccggcctaacaattttggcattttgccagttgagctaggacttctgcaTTAGTAAAAATTATTACTCCCTCCTTTccttttttaagtgtcacttttggataaattttttatttctatttaagtgtcactttcgaagttcaatgcaacattaaatgttgttttaccaatattgtccttagttatttattgcggagagagaaatatatgaaatgagatattaaataaataaggtcattatagtaaaagtataacttattgcatcaaaagtagtatcaattgttgattgtcttgatttgtgtaaaatatcaaaatgtgacaattacaAAGGAACGAAGGTAGTATACTAAATtcgaaaacaaaacaaaaaattacttccTCAGTTCAATACTAAGTGATATAGTTGACTTTGTCACACATCAATTCATCATTTTGATCTTAAAtaactttattaatttattagaaaaaattataaaaatttgatattttgaaaatattcatcgagacgaat containing:
- the LOC11445606 gene encoding F-box/kelch-repeat protein At3g06240, which produces MNTQLPNSRRLRSQSNLPPSVTLLDEVIAEILSWLPVRTLMQIKCVSKSWNTIISDPKFIKMHLNRSARNPHFSLVSYKTPTFDDDDHRFIPFPAGHLLDNRHITFPKDPYYLLHDKDCREVIGSCNGLVCLLGYSSAAVNTYTYRQVIWLRFWNPATRKISDRLGSFDDFDYGSNSWRFVFCYDNSTDYYKVVALHYNGNVNSPVVEVSIFTLGDNVWRTIQTLSFVPLQLLYSYWRMYDGVQFNCTVNWLARNRIPGTETYTVDWLAPNTTIIYEFVIISLHIGTETYTKLMLPPSADKSTHLSSVCVLMNSFCFSQDFNGTDFVIWKMTEFGDDRSWTQLFTFSYHNLRMNLNSRVVYSRLKLKPLHLSEDGDTIVFGSCLDNQAILYNLRTNRVLKSRVNKKICWFSIKDYVESLVSTY
- the LOC112416554 gene encoding uncharacterized protein, producing the protein MEYYEYYRRWMYDRTFPGRTGLKPQFVEGVDGFISWAWEQEICRDEGGIRCPCLKCRCRHIITDPGDVKKHLKKVGFMPNYWIWTYNGEMFQNFGVGVNAQASTSHGGTNVETNVEYNEDVNTEQFNMMDDMVADALGVELSYGEDVEDDEEEQPPNEKAQRFYRLLSESNTPLYEGSSHSKLSMCVWLLSHKSNYLNPDDGMDDITKMLKAVTPFKDNLPMNYHAAKRLVMKLGLSVKKIDCCRNGCMLFYDNEFGINDGALEECKFCQSPRYGISRQKRVAVKSMFYLPIIPRLQRLFASMKTASQMTWHHSNGIPGVMRHPSDGEAWKHFDRVHPDFAADPRNVRLGLCSDGFQPYVQSSAKPYSCWPIIVTPYNLPPEMCMTKPYLFLSCIVPGPDNPKAGIDVFLQPLIDDLKRLWAGELTYDISRKQNFKLRAALMWTINDFPAYGMLSGWSTHGRFACPHCMENTKAFTLESGGKSSWFDCHHPFLPHNHPFRRLKNGFKKDERVFVGPPPKITS